DNA from Gammaproteobacteria bacterium:
GGGTATCAAATGCATCTTCGGCAGTTGACCCATCGTTGTAGCTGAGTATTTTCGTCATATTTGTTCCTTTTTACGATTGCATCATTGAGCCTTTGAAAAAGAAAACACCAGACAGCGAAGCTTGTCATCATTAGAATGCAAACCATCGATATCTTCCAGTGCTATATAATTGCACCACTCGCATCCATTGACGTATCGAACCTGACCCCATAGACTATGCGGTCGCGTGTTGTCATAATTGGTATTCTCAACACACAACCAACCGATTAGACCTTGAGAGCCTTGTAAAGACCCGTAGAGTAATTCGCCTTCAACAGCTAATTACGAAATCGAATAATCTCGCTAACTTGTTAGTGATCTCCTGAAATCCTCCAAGCTAAACCGCCAATACGCTGATTAGTATAAGATTTTTTGTCTCCACAACTCTCTTACGCCCAAGGCATGGCATGGCCAAACCGAAGATTAAACCTCGCTTTACGCCCGCGACACTCGACCAGCTCCTCGCCCAGGCAGCCGATCACCAAGAAGCCCAGCGTTACAAGGAGCTTATTGACGTCTACAAGGAGTTACTGCAACGGGAGGTACGCCCAGAGTGGCAGGTCGCCTTGAGTCACGCCTATGGTCAACGGGCGCAGGCGCTGGCGGCAAAAGGAATGTACCGGGAAGCCGTGGCAATGTGGGAGAGCAGCCGTATCTCGGGAGACACAAACCTAAATCTTGCCACCGTTGCGGGCTGGATGCTGGCCGCTGGGATGTATACCCGAGTGGCAACGCTATTGCGAGAGATACCGACTCTACCTGAGAATCTCCAGATACACCTCGGGGCCGTATTGTTGATGGGAAACAACGAATTTGCCTCCAGCTTACCCGAAGATGCACCGCTAATACGTCACCTTGGACCCGCCCGAATCGCCTTAGAGGCGTGGTGCCTGGGAAACGATACCGTGGTACGTGAACAATTACGCGCAATCCCCTTTCGTTCTCCCTATCGCGAACTTCGTCAAATCCTTCAGGGATTATTGACCGCAGACAAAAATCCTTTAGAGGCAATACCCGCCAATTCTCCTTATATCAATTTTGCCCAAGTAGCAATCGCTGCCCAAGCCCCTTTGGCGAACTTGGAAAAACGTATTGCTACCCTACGTCCTGCCGAACAAGAATTGGCGGCGATATTACGTGGCGTAGATCCGACTCAATTACGGTTAGTGCTTGAGGTCCGTGCCGCACTTACCAATGCCAGCGAAAATCTGAAACCACTATTCTCTTGGGTTACTACTCGACCCGCACCGGTATCCGAGGATCAGGCTCGGCGCTTTGCCCTTGCTATTCTGCCTCATCAGCCGCACTTGCTGGCCCCCTTTCAAAAACGATTCGGTGTACTTCCTCCTTTTGAAATCGCTCGCCTACAAGCACTGCTCGCTGAACAGGAAGATAATCCCAAGAAAGCCCAAATCCACTGGAAAAACGCCTTCAAAGCGCGTAATCACAATGATTCTACCGGGACGCTGATGGGGGCATTAATCCTTCGTCACCTAGCTACCCTTGAGACTCAGATGTACGGCCCTGATGACCCAGATGTTATCAAATACCTAAGTAACAGTTTGGAGCTAGACCCCCTCGACCGTGCTACTTGGTTAAAAATTATCAATATCCAGCGTGACGATTCCGATAAAAAATGGCACTCCGTGGCGGAACGGGCATTGATTCATCTCCCGGAAGATTCCGAACTATTGCTTTTAGCCGCTCAGGGGGCAGCCGAGCGTGGCGCCTATAAAAAGGCTAGCGGTTATGTCAACACCCTCTTGCATCTTGACCCTATAAATAATGGGGCTCGTCACCTGCTAATTAGTCTG
Protein-coding regions in this window:
- a CDS encoding conserved hypothetical protein (Evidence 4 : Unknown function but conserved in other organisms), encoding MAKPKIKPRFTPATLDQLLAQAADHQEAQRYKELIDVYKELLQREVRPEWQVALSHAYGQRAQALAAKGMYREAVAMWESSRISGDTNLNLATVAGWMLAAGMYTRVATLLREIPTLPENLQIHLGAVLLMGNNEFASSLPEDAPLIRHLGPARIALEAWCLGNDTVVREQLRAIPFRSPYRELRQILQGLLTADKNPLEAIPANSPYINFAQVAIAAQAPLANLEKRIATLRPAEQELAAILRGVDPTQLRLVLEVRAALTNASENLKPLFSWVTTRPAPVSEDQARRFALAILPHQPHLLAPFQKRFGVLPPFEIARLQALLAEQEDNPKKAQIHWKNAFKARNHNDSTGTLMGALILRHLATLETQMYGPDDPDVIKYLSNSLELDPLDRATWLKIINIQRDDSDKKWHSVAERALIHLPEDSELLLLAAQGAAERGAYKKASGYVNTLLHLDPINNGARHLLISLHLSHARKSLKGNKLAIATKELETAQRLAHGNADNARIAVHRAFLALTQENLSLANEFAIQAANGPAGGMGAALLLRVEGKQANINPDLLSNLYKNLPESTPETSQVIALLELTEELLPLHNERVIFSFFNGTLAVPLRAAASHSYTEDQLTRLFEILYSSFLWGVVAAYAEAALERWPEHPFFVLHKYIGHTQGQRHRLSKENRDHLTTIRDAAVKEKNIRTAQSIDDFLGIFPMPHRGNFPDSRWSGQQVLDSMPPEHTQEIEQLMNDMAEGLGRTPEQMRNALSDLIGSMMDEETKHEIGEPRRGRGRNR